One genomic window of Oligoflexus sp. includes the following:
- a CDS encoding adenosylcobinamide amidohydrolase — MKRDSSIMILRAPGETQPFLLWTLPEKMKTLSWALQGGGWRHAQSIAWVQVGPYDLTREVCPQEFLQEKLTRIDAQDALGFMTSARIEQYTQCKLTVGGVTAHAVVTVGLGNALRAGDPSRMTSRVGTINCACIVDEALSLEAMLEAMVISAEAKTAAVLESGIRSVMTGEPATGTGTDCHAIACLDRALVNPYAGKHTAVGSAIGAAVFTAVEKGVQRWMQLHPDHPLVLDRVQAAMK, encoded by the coding sequence ATGAAACGAGACTCTTCCATCATGATCCTTCGTGCGCCGGGTGAAACGCAGCCTTTTCTGCTGTGGACCCTGCCTGAAAAGATGAAGACCCTGAGCTGGGCCCTTCAAGGCGGCGGATGGCGTCATGCGCAATCGATAGCGTGGGTGCAGGTTGGCCCTTATGATCTTACCCGCGAGGTCTGCCCCCAGGAATTTTTGCAAGAAAAATTGACCCGCATCGACGCCCAGGATGCTCTTGGTTTTATGACCAGTGCCAGAATCGAACAGTACACGCAGTGCAAGCTTACGGTCGGCGGCGTCACGGCTCATGCGGTGGTGACGGTGGGACTGGGCAATGCCCTGCGGGCCGGTGATCCGAGTCGCATGACAAGCCGCGTGGGCACCATCAACTGCGCCTGCATCGTGGACGAGGCGCTGAGTCTGGAGGCCATGCTGGAAGCCATGGTCATTAGCGCGGAAGCCAAGACGGCCGCTGTTCTGGAAAGCGGCATTCGCAGCGTGATGACGGGCGAGCCCGCGACCGGGACAGGCACCGACTGCCATGCCATAGCCTGTCTCGATAGGGCGCTCGTGAATCCTTATGCAGGCAAGCATACAGCCGTTGGATCCGCCATTGGTGCTGCAGTCTTCACCGCCGTCGAGAAGGGTGTGCAGCGCTGGATGCAGCTGCATCCCGATCATCCGCTGGTGCTTGACAGGGTCCAAGCGGCAATGAAATAA
- a CDS encoding S9 family peptidase yields MIRKLCMLGFFLAQTAAVAGPKSAPAIPTTLRDMIKAPLQPLSTPDPTGTKVLYLQRDPVVPLEFLAAPALGLGGAQIDPQLWAVKRRTIYTNPSMFSLETKQTVVIKVPRDRHVENMRFSPDGRQVVLSLDAKDGVEIWLADTGSGAARKLEKHYLNDSLVENPFQWSADSQTVFIATRARFQDALKASELDGATIEEAEGARVPARTYAFLLRTAQDQKLFQRVADVQLVAVTARSMKTKKVGPILPLQSFDLAPDGEHLLLQSFAAPYSLAVPAGLFARDVQVLSLKTNALQKVLHMPVAETVPPEGERTGPRDIRWQLDHPARLIWWEALDDGDPRKKVPFRDRLMTWDLPFTGKAQERLKIEERAAGISFMPRPDQLLVRDVNPDTQTIRVDFVDLKANEQRRLLDYVMTDAYNNPGRIIQAPDASGDIRVVMDEGRIFLAGEGRNPKGEQPFLDSMDITSREKKRLFQSPADAPYVAEYSFMVKRQPGTLALIRQAADMPPNLWLYDLKTGRSEAITQFADNVPAMTKAKKQPLVYQRKDGITLSGTLYLPHNYVPGTKLPAMIWAYPEEFRSKDVAGQVRVSDKRYSRPSPIGVEWLVTQGYAVLTNAAMPVVGDKETVNNTFVQQIVSNAEAAIDALDQRGVVDRNRVAIGGHSYGAFMTANLLAHSQIFCAGIARSGAYNRSLTPFGFQSERRTFWEAKDFYMMVSPFAEADKIKTPLLLIHGKNDNNPGTSPIQTERMFQAIRGVGGTARLVMLPYESHAYRAAENVELVQSESLDWLNRNCGPVKATADRL; encoded by the coding sequence ATGATCCGCAAGCTCTGTATGCTGGGTTTTTTTCTGGCGCAAACAGCCGCTGTTGCCGGCCCGAAATCCGCACCGGCCATTCCCACGACCCTCCGTGACATGATAAAGGCGCCTCTTCAGCCGCTGAGCACCCCCGATCCCACGGGAACCAAGGTCCTGTATCTGCAGCGTGATCCTGTGGTTCCCCTGGAATTTCTGGCCGCACCGGCTTTGGGTTTGGGTGGAGCTCAGATCGATCCGCAGCTTTGGGCGGTGAAACGTCGGACGATTTATACCAACCCTTCGATGTTTTCCCTGGAAACGAAGCAGACCGTCGTCATCAAAGTCCCGCGCGATCGGCATGTGGAAAACATGCGTTTCAGTCCCGATGGTCGGCAGGTCGTATTGAGTCTGGATGCGAAGGACGGGGTTGAAATCTGGCTGGCGGATACCGGCAGCGGAGCTGCGCGGAAACTGGAAAAACACTATTTGAATGACAGCTTGGTTGAAAATCCTTTTCAATGGTCTGCGGATAGCCAGACGGTTTTCATCGCGACCCGCGCCCGCTTTCAGGATGCGCTGAAGGCTTCTGAATTGGATGGCGCCACGATTGAAGAAGCGGAAGGCGCACGGGTTCCGGCCCGGACCTATGCCTTTCTTTTGCGCACGGCTCAGGATCAGAAACTCTTTCAACGCGTGGCCGATGTGCAGCTGGTGGCGGTGACGGCGCGCAGTATGAAAACGAAAAAAGTGGGACCTATTTTACCTCTGCAGTCCTTTGATCTGGCGCCGGATGGCGAGCACCTTCTGCTTCAGAGTTTTGCGGCGCCTTACTCGCTGGCTGTGCCGGCCGGGCTTTTCGCGCGCGATGTGCAGGTGCTGTCCCTCAAGACCAATGCCTTGCAAAAAGTTTTGCACATGCCCGTGGCGGAAACCGTTCCTCCTGAAGGCGAGCGCACGGGTCCGCGGGATATTCGCTGGCAGCTCGATCATCCCGCCCGCCTTATCTGGTGGGAGGCCCTGGATGACGGCGATCCTCGGAAAAAAGTGCCCTTTCGTGATCGACTCATGACCTGGGATCTTCCCTTCACTGGCAAGGCGCAGGAGCGGCTGAAAATCGAAGAACGTGCGGCTGGCATCAGCTTCATGCCAAGGCCGGATCAGCTTTTGGTGCGGGATGTGAACCCGGACACGCAGACGATCCGGGTCGATTTTGTGGATCTCAAGGCCAATGAGCAGCGGCGTCTCCTCGATTATGTGATGACGGATGCTTACAATAATCCTGGCCGCATCATTCAGGCTCCTGATGCCTCGGGAGATATTCGGGTGGTCATGGACGAGGGTCGCATCTTCCTGGCGGGAGAAGGACGCAATCCCAAAGGCGAGCAGCCCTTTTTGGACAGCATGGATATTACGAGCCGGGAAAAGAAACGCCTCTTCCAATCGCCTGCCGATGCTCCCTACGTCGCGGAATATTCGTTCATGGTGAAGCGTCAGCCCGGGACTCTGGCCCTGATCCGCCAGGCCGCGGACATGCCGCCGAATCTTTGGCTTTATGATTTGAAGACGGGCCGCAGCGAAGCCATCACGCAGTTTGCCGACAACGTCCCGGCGATGACCAAGGCGAAGAAACAGCCTTTGGTGTATCAAAGGAAAGATGGCATCACCCTTTCGGGAACCCTTTATTTACCGCATAACTATGTGCCTGGCACCAAACTGCCGGCGATGATCTGGGCCTATCCCGAGGAATTCCGTTCGAAGGACGTCGCGGGTCAGGTGCGCGTTTCGGATAAGCGTTACAGCCGACCCTCGCCGATTGGTGTTGAATGGCTGGTGACGCAGGGTTATGCGGTTCTGACCAACGCCGCGATGCCGGTCGTGGGGGACAAGGAAACGGTGAACAACACCTTTGTGCAGCAGATCGTGTCGAACGCGGAAGCGGCGATTGATGCCCTGGACCAGCGCGGTGTCGTGGATCGCAATCGCGTGGCTATCGGTGGTCATAGCTATGGGGCTTTCATGACGGCGAATCTTCTGGCCCATAGTCAGATATTCTGTGCAGGCATTGCCCGCAGCGGTGCTTATAATCGGAGTCTGACGCCCTTTGGATTCCAGTCCGAGCGTCGCACGTTCTGGGAGGCCAAGGATTTTTATATGATGGTTTCGCCCTTTGCTGAGGCGGATAAAATCAAGACGCCTTTGCTGTTGATTCACGGCAAGAATGATAACAACCCCGGCACCTCGCCCATTCAAACGGAACGCATGTTCCAGGCGATTCGAGGCGTCGGCGGCACCGCGCGGCTGGTGATGCTGCCTTATGAATCCCATGCCTACCGCGCGGCGGAGAATGTGGAGCTGGTGCAGAGTGAAAGTCTCGATTGGCTCAATCGGAACTGTGGGCCGGTGAAGGCGACGGCGGATCGCTTGTGA
- a CDS encoding ATP-binding protein, with the protein MRYPLLAWLFLQASTLCAAFEDLPNLLQRRVEIYDDPRAFRLEAEATLIHVNPGQDPEFWTALHTLAAEAAWFQEQSDIAQNHVNAALPRARDLGFLKYEALLTYVQGGILEYDAKAEEAELHFLKSLELARKTADDALIAHTSNATGSFFHRIGKQEKAAAQFTVVFHLLSKLPQDAHYYDMLSCIGALYAQLIGPRRAEGIRMLEESLEYSRAHHLRYESYWISQVFFSIYRDNNESDKVEAILNENLKLAQSLDYENYIASTYMERGRLHLDQKRYDAAEKDLEFARDYYRKVNVSFYDILILSDLGKAYVLQKKFDKIPPLLKDFDGALKETSSKVQKEQVYYMLQGYYKATGQKDKELEILRELLDLNFENSLKRRNDEIGRLTRDMEVQRQQFLNEKLTTENQIQNAEIQKRERLQKLTYGLLMMGGLALSASGIALRRGRQIRQQRANLKLILDTIEEGILRFGPDFIIQGESSHYAGELLGHSGSLEGQSIWDLLLARVDGSAADQPVWRESLRAMFGEKELAWELNEGNLPRELRFRSRILALEWQVLPDADGLTQTMLLLFRDITRQVAAQKEAAVAQERISRMADRIDAIARGRPQRIAQFLVEAEKTILPLQKTISMEENYSDIKRMLHTLKGAARTLGLKDITGIVHGFEDLFNAHELDHASFASHMQDLLDSLNAYRDLLPHLNMVQDQSVANLWDITSKLIPEARQRLAARYQKPARFTVLDGFAGWDRVDTRAVHDMLLHAMTNSIDHGFLLPHARGERLQEAPAVTLEALQEEGQLLMTLRDNGFGINWKKLEDLAREKNFQPAPGRELTDLLFQEGTSTAGQISTTSGRGMGLAAVLAIAKKVGGDVSLRDNDQGRGACLCMTLPVPAVAVPAA; encoded by the coding sequence ATGCGCTACCCGCTGCTTGCCTGGCTTTTTTTACAAGCTTCAACACTGTGCGCCGCCTTCGAGGATTTGCCGAATCTTCTGCAGCGCCGCGTGGAAATCTATGATGATCCCCGCGCTTTTCGTTTGGAAGCCGAGGCCACGCTGATTCACGTGAATCCCGGCCAGGATCCCGAATTCTGGACCGCCCTGCATACCCTGGCCGCCGAGGCCGCCTGGTTTCAGGAGCAGAGCGATATCGCACAAAACCATGTGAATGCCGCCTTGCCAAGGGCCCGGGACCTTGGATTCTTGAAGTATGAGGCGCTCCTGACCTATGTCCAGGGTGGGATTTTGGAATATGATGCGAAGGCCGAGGAGGCCGAGCTTCACTTTTTGAAATCCCTGGAGCTGGCCCGTAAAACCGCGGATGATGCTCTGATCGCTCATACCTCCAACGCCACGGGTTCTTTTTTTCATCGCATCGGCAAGCAGGAAAAAGCTGCGGCTCAATTCACCGTGGTCTTTCATCTCCTTTCCAAACTGCCCCAGGACGCCCATTACTACGATATGCTGTCCTGCATTGGTGCCCTTTATGCCCAGCTTATCGGCCCGCGGCGGGCGGAAGGCATAAGGATGCTGGAGGAGTCGCTTGAATATTCGCGGGCTCATCATCTGCGCTATGAAAGCTACTGGATCAGTCAGGTCTTTTTTTCAATTTATCGGGATAACAATGAGTCGGACAAGGTTGAGGCTATCCTGAATGAAAATCTGAAGCTGGCGCAGAGCCTTGATTATGAAAACTACATAGCCAGCACCTATATGGAACGCGGCCGCCTTCATCTGGATCAAAAGCGCTATGATGCAGCGGAAAAAGATTTGGAATTCGCCAGGGATTATTATCGCAAGGTCAATGTCAGCTTCTATGATATTTTGATTTTGAGCGATCTGGGAAAGGCTTATGTCCTGCAGAAAAAGTTTGATAAGATCCCCCCTTTGCTCAAGGACTTCGATGGGGCTTTGAAGGAAACCAGCAGCAAGGTTCAAAAGGAGCAGGTCTATTACATGCTGCAGGGCTACTATAAAGCCACCGGACAGAAGGATAAGGAACTGGAAATCCTGCGCGAACTTTTGGATTTGAATTTTGAAAATTCTTTGAAAAGGCGCAACGACGAAATCGGCCGACTGACACGCGACATGGAAGTGCAGCGGCAGCAGTTTCTGAATGAAAAGCTGACCACCGAGAATCAGATTCAGAATGCGGAAATTCAAAAGCGTGAGCGTCTGCAAAAGCTCACCTATGGTCTTCTTATGATGGGCGGACTGGCCTTAAGCGCATCGGGGATTGCCCTGCGGCGCGGGCGGCAGATCCGGCAGCAAAGAGCCAACCTGAAATTGATCCTGGATACGATCGAAGAAGGGATCCTGCGCTTTGGACCCGATTTCATCATCCAGGGTGAGTCCTCGCATTATGCCGGCGAACTCTTAGGTCATAGCGGATCTCTTGAAGGTCAAAGCATCTGGGATTTGCTTTTGGCCCGTGTGGACGGCAGTGCCGCCGATCAACCCGTCTGGCGCGAAAGTCTGCGCGCGATGTTTGGCGAGAAGGAGCTGGCCTGGGAGTTGAATGAAGGGAACCTGCCGCGCGAGCTGCGGTTCCGTTCGCGCATTCTTGCTTTGGAGTGGCAGGTGCTGCCCGATGCGGACGGTCTGACTCAAACGATGCTGCTGTTATTCCGGGATATCACGCGTCAGGTCGCGGCCCAGAAGGAGGCGGCGGTCGCGCAGGAACGCATCTCCCGCATGGCCGATCGCATTGATGCGATTGCCCGTGGGCGGCCGCAGCGGATTGCTCAGTTTCTGGTCGAGGCCGAGAAGACGATACTTCCGCTGCAGAAGACGATCAGCATGGAAGAGAATTATTCCGATATCAAGCGCATGCTGCATACCTTGAAAGGGGCTGCGCGAACCCTGGGGCTCAAGGACATCACCGGCATCGTCCATGGTTTTGAGGATCTTTTCAACGCGCATGAACTGGATCATGCCTCGTTTGCCAGCCATATGCAGGATCTTTTGGATAGTTTGAATGCCTACCGTGATCTGCTGCCACATTTGAATATGGTGCAGGATCAATCGGTGGCCAATCTTTGGGATATTACATCGAAGCTGATCCCCGAAGCGAGGCAGAGGCTGGCGGCCCGCTATCAAAAGCCGGCGCGATTCACCGTGCTTGATGGTTTTGCCGGCTGGGACAGGGTCGATACCCGCGCGGTGCATGACATGCTTCTGCACGCGATGACCAATAGCATAGATCATGGATTTCTGCTGCCGCATGCCCGGGGGGAAAGGCTTCAGGAAGCTCCGGCAGTCACGCTGGAAGCTCTGCAGGAGGAAGGCCAGCTTTTGATGACGCTGCGGGATAATGGGTTTGGAATCAACTGGAAAAAACTGGAGGACCTGGCGCGGGAGAAAAATTTCCAGCCTGCGCCGGGTCGTGAACTGACCGATCTTTTGTTTCAGGAAGGCACCAGCACAGCCGGACAGATTTCCACGACCTCAGGACGTGGCATGGGACTGGCGGCCGTCCTTGCGATTGCGAAAAAAGTCGGCGGTGATGTCAGCCTGCGTGACAACGATCAGGGCCGCGGCGCCTGCCTCTGCATGACCCTGCCCGTGCCCGCCGTGGCGGTGCCGGCTGCGTGA
- a CDS encoding MFS transporter, with product MHVRFPQPYDAVPHSLRASLWDVAFYSLMIGLGETYLSAFVLTMGFSERASGLLVTLPMLIGSVVQLAAGFCAQILRSQKTWVMVSASIQGTALILLGLLSCGLTISPWPKDTNVFLLISTYWAFGLAAGPSWSSWIGSIVPDDRRTQFFAYRTRIAQFFTVLGLLIAGLALDNRESASQKLPIFALLFLASGICRYVSVSFLAKHPESLVRPSVDVRALFRHRFWSWLTEKRTLVIIAFLFLTQMATNVSGPFFNAYMLKHLALDYHDYMILISTAFVARVVAGGVFQKLASSLGPTTLTHLGALLIVPLPILWTTTNNFGCLILFQAMTGFAWGCHELGVTLMMMDKHSHKERHSLLTITQLLNATAMVIGSWVGYLLLGSGVPTATDYGRLFTLSSILRFLPFLVLPRLGDSRLRGLLFPSRLFSR from the coding sequence ATGCATGTCCGCTTCCCACAGCCGTATGATGCCGTGCCTCATTCCCTTCGCGCCAGCCTCTGGGATGTCGCATTCTATTCCCTTATGATTGGCCTTGGCGAAACCTATCTCAGTGCCTTTGTACTGACGATGGGTTTCAGCGAAAGAGCCTCGGGACTTCTGGTGACTCTGCCGATGCTCATCGGTTCGGTCGTCCAACTGGCCGCAGGTTTTTGCGCGCAGATTCTGCGTTCACAAAAAACCTGGGTGATGGTGAGCGCCAGCATTCAGGGAACAGCTCTCATCCTTCTGGGGCTTTTAAGCTGTGGACTGACCATCAGCCCCTGGCCCAAGGACACCAACGTCTTCCTTCTGATCAGCACCTACTGGGCCTTCGGTCTCGCAGCCGGCCCGAGCTGGAGCAGCTGGATCGGCTCCATCGTCCCGGATGATCGTCGCACACAATTTTTCGCATATCGAACCCGTATCGCGCAGTTTTTTACAGTCCTTGGTCTGCTGATTGCCGGCCTGGCTTTGGATAACAGGGAAAGTGCAAGCCAGAAACTTCCCATCTTCGCCCTGCTCTTTTTAGCCAGCGGTATCTGCCGCTACGTGTCGGTGAGCTTTCTGGCCAAACATCCCGAGAGTCTCGTACGGCCTTCGGTGGATGTGCGGGCGCTTTTCCGTCATCGCTTCTGGTCCTGGCTCACCGAAAAACGCACGCTCGTCATCATTGCCTTTCTTTTCCTGACGCAGATGGCGACCAACGTCTCGGGTCCTTTCTTCAATGCCTATATGCTGAAGCATCTCGCGCTGGATTATCACGACTATATGATCCTGATCAGCACAGCCTTCGTTGCCCGGGTCGTGGCCGGCGGTGTCTTTCAAAAACTGGCATCGAGCCTCGGACCCACAACGCTCACGCATCTGGGAGCGCTCTTGATAGTGCCGCTGCCGATCCTTTGGACGACGACGAATAACTTCGGCTGCCTCATCCTTTTTCAGGCCATGACAGGTTTCGCCTGGGGCTGTCATGAACTCGGTGTCACCCTTATGATGATGGACAAGCATTCTCATAAGGAAAGACACAGCCTTCTGACCATCACCCAGCTTTTGAATGCGACAGCGATGGTGATCGGATCCTGGGTGGGCTATCTCCTTCTGGGATCCGGTGTTCCCACGGCCACCGATTATGGTCGACTCTTTACGCTTTCCAGCATCCTGCGCTTTCTGCCCTTTCTTGTCCTGCCGCGACTCGGGGACAGCCGTCTGCGGGGCCTTCTTTTTCCATCCCGTCTGTTTTCAAGATAG
- a CDS encoding triacylglycerol lipase — protein sequence MTRFMLSLGLFCAFFTGSGQRLYASEEIAPDEYIEEANREVDPDIADYSEDGDLRAAARPTRYPIVLLHGFLGWDQVFAFDYFYKVRATLRGQGYDVFATTVNPVQTVAVRARELAPQLDAIMQATGAPRLNIIAHSMGGLDTRYLISQMGFDRKIASLTTIGTPHHGSPIPGLVFRFLGKGDNLLYKAFEYLVAGFLGKGQRQPTDLDIRANLQNLSPEFLEREFNPRNPDSPDVYYQSYAGVSSLTGWGTGDRMDPLLAPFQVAFGLGKRNDGLVAEDSAEWGRYRGTVSADHIDLIGQLFGSTSSRFRHLRFYQTLASDLADLGF from the coding sequence ATGACACGTTTCATGCTCTCTTTAGGGCTCTTTTGCGCCTTTTTTACGGGATCTGGCCAGAGGCTGTACGCAAGCGAAGAGATTGCGCCGGATGAGTACATCGAAGAGGCCAACCGCGAGGTCGACCCGGACATTGCTGATTATTCCGAAGACGGGGATCTTCGGGCCGCTGCCCGGCCCACCCGCTATCCCATCGTCCTGCTCCACGGCTTTCTGGGCTGGGACCAGGTCTTCGCCTTCGATTATTTCTATAAGGTGCGGGCGACGCTCCGAGGCCAGGGCTACGATGTCTTCGCCACAACTGTCAATCCTGTCCAGACCGTGGCCGTCCGTGCCCGTGAATTGGCACCGCAGCTCGATGCCATCATGCAGGCGACCGGCGCTCCCCGCTTGAATATCATCGCGCATTCCATGGGTGGCCTCGATACCCGCTATCTGATTTCCCAGATGGGCTTTGATCGTAAGATTGCCTCCCTGACGACAATCGGCACACCGCATCACGGTTCACCCATCCCCGGACTCGTCTTCCGGTTCCTGGGCAAAGGCGACAACCTCCTTTATAAAGCATTCGAATATCTGGTGGCTGGATTCCTTGGCAAAGGCCAAAGACAGCCGACGGATCTCGACATCCGGGCCAACCTTCAGAACCTTTCGCCCGAGTTTCTGGAGCGGGAATTCAATCCGAGAAATCCTGACAGCCCGGATGTCTACTATCAATCCTACGCTGGTGTCAGCAGCCTGACCGGCTGGGGCACAGGCGATCGCATGGATCCTTTGCTGGCTCCATTTCAAGTCGCCTTTGGACTCGGCAAAAGAAACGATGGACTCGTCGCTGAAGATTCCGCGGAATGGGGACGCTACCGCGGCACCGTCAGCGCCGATCACATCGATCTGATCGGCCAGCTTTTTGGAAGCACGTCGAGTCGCTTTCGCCATCTGAGGTTCTATCAGACTTTGGCAAGCGATTTGGCTGACCTCGGTTTTTAA
- a CDS encoding 7TM diverse intracellular signaling domain-containing protein, whose amino-acid sequence MFIFILLLGGGLPDGKAYSEPRLDDGWLDLSEAQAPSLPLIQLRGTMEFHWQYFLKPGEEHPESRSKINFPGFWNLVEERPYHSFASYRFRVKLKTTEPITIRFLQPWTAARYYVEGRLVHTIGKVGTGPGTTRAGALRPYLYSFTPRTTEFEVIAHVANFDLYAGGFGQGIQIGSTAAVLQEHEEVTARGLFMMGAIAIMGFYHIALFGLRRSDLSTLYYGIFCLMIAMHLSVADPSNPFHIVSDAGFTTQIRLYNIGWMFATSAFLLYSQQLFYQEMRRRVPLIITGISLAHVSFILLVSVRAFILSTLFYQAVTAVASIYTLYTVIQAARRNREGARTFLIASFALFICTVNDMLALQGVFESPPMGSFGALLFTFGQSFLLSMRFSKAFTRAETSEAEVRRLANDLKSERDEVLRLNETLEDRVEEQTRDIHSIMEHIPLGVFTIEGEKHTIHKDYSLYLERLFEAEQLAGKPALPLLFEGTTLAANERDQVFSTLHASLGQSEINFFTNEHMLPHSLTRQRRDGDQRQLELRWKPIIKDDDVEKILVTVNDATEIRKLESMARENAEDLTIVGEILACKEDAFRRFLRSCREFNAQNRELIRAANPQHCDRETLKIIFMNMHTMKGAARTLQFKKLTEIFHDLEQYYSHLAKQEDATWDLELMQKDVNMIDEVADHYEALARDKLGRSLGDGPRVVLPFDTTLHSFQKLDRFLHHDAAEPALLTPIHGLLQEALFNRLDKVLADILGSTASLAKDLNKPTPRIEMETVDLWVSHRAEDLLRNTFVHLLRNSMDHGIEYPAERVTVGKKMEGLIRLDVETDGDQLKIWFSDDGKGLNLRRLQTLGQERGLLPSHRNASRDEIADLIFAAGISTAQTLTEISGRGVGMSAVRKYYQDAGGDITVHFEDLPSQREGFAAFRFCITLPHEFFSLPHHSASSGSKAAASA is encoded by the coding sequence GTGTTCATTTTTATTCTTCTTCTGGGCGGCGGTCTGCCTGACGGCAAGGCCTATTCTGAACCACGCCTGGACGATGGCTGGCTCGATCTTTCGGAAGCCCAGGCGCCGTCTTTGCCCCTGATCCAACTGCGCGGCACCATGGAATTTCATTGGCAGTATTTTCTGAAACCGGGTGAAGAGCACCCTGAAAGCCGCAGTAAGATCAACTTCCCTGGCTTTTGGAACCTTGTTGAGGAGCGCCCCTATCACAGTTTTGCCAGCTACCGTTTCCGGGTGAAACTGAAGACGACTGAACCCATCACCATACGCTTCCTGCAGCCCTGGACAGCCGCCCGCTACTATGTCGAGGGCCGCCTCGTCCATACCATAGGCAAGGTAGGCACCGGGCCCGGAACGACCCGCGCCGGGGCCCTCAGGCCCTATCTTTATAGTTTCACACCCCGGACCACCGAATTCGAAGTGATCGCTCATGTGGCGAATTTTGATCTTTATGCCGGCGGTTTCGGCCAGGGCATTCAGATCGGCTCGACCGCCGCCGTGCTCCAGGAGCATGAAGAGGTGACCGCACGCGGGCTTTTCATGATGGGCGCGATCGCCATCATGGGCTTTTATCATATCGCCCTCTTTGGTCTGCGCCGCTCGGACCTCTCGACGCTCTACTATGGAATTTTCTGCCTGATGATCGCCATGCATCTGAGCGTCGCCGATCCATCGAACCCTTTCCATATCGTGAGCGACGCCGGCTTCACCACCCAGATCCGCCTCTACAACATCGGCTGGATGTTTGCCACGTCCGCGTTCCTCCTTTATTCGCAGCAGCTTTTTTATCAGGAAATGCGGCGGCGCGTGCCCCTGATCATCACCGGCATCAGCCTCGCCCATGTGAGTTTCATCCTGCTCGTCAGCGTCAGGGCCTTTATACTCTCGACCCTTTTCTACCAGGCGGTCACCGCCGTCGCCAGCATCTATACGCTTTATACTGTTATTCAAGCCGCGCGGCGCAATCGCGAAGGGGCCCGCACGTTTCTGATCGCATCCTTCGCGCTCTTCATCTGCACGGTCAATGATATGCTGGCCCTTCAGGGCGTTTTTGAATCGCCCCCGATGGGTTCCTTTGGAGCCCTGCTCTTCACCTTCGGTCAATCCTTCCTTCTTTCCATGCGCTTTTCCAAAGCCTTCACGCGCGCGGAAACATCCGAGGCCGAAGTCCGCCGTCTCGCCAATGATCTGAAAAGTGAAAGGGACGAGGTCCTGCGTTTGAATGAGACTCTGGAAGACAGAGTCGAAGAGCAGACGCGGGATATTCATTCAATTATGGAGCACATCCCGCTCGGCGTCTTCACCATCGAAGGCGAAAAGCATACGATTCACAAGGATTATTCCCTTTATCTGGAAAGGCTCTTCGAAGCCGAGCAGCTGGCGGGAAAGCCGGCTCTTCCCCTTCTCTTTGAAGGGACGACCCTGGCGGCCAATGAACGCGACCAGGTCTTCAGCACGCTGCATGCCTCGCTCGGACAGAGTGAGATCAACTTCTTCACCAACGAGCACATGCTGCCTCACAGCCTGACCCGGCAGAGGCGGGATGGGGACCAGCGGCAGTTGGAATTGCGCTGGAAGCCTATCATAAAAGATGATGACGTGGAAAAGATCCTCGTCACCGTGAACGATGCGACGGAAATCAGGAAGCTTGAAAGCATGGCCCGCGAGAACGCCGAGGATCTGACCATCGTCGGTGAGATCCTCGCCTGTAAAGAGGATGCGTTCCGACGTTTCCTGCGCAGCTGCCGTGAATTCAACGCGCAGAATCGCGAACTCATCCGGGCCGCCAATCCCCAGCACTGTGATCGCGAGACGCTGAAGATCATTTTTATGAATATGCATACGATGAAGGGCGCGGCGCGAACACTGCAGTTCAAAAAGCTGACCGAGATCTTCCATGATCTGGAGCAGTACTATTCCCATCTGGCCAAACAGGAAGACGCCACCTGGGATTTGGAGCTGATGCAGAAGGACGTGAATATGATTGACGAGGTGGCGGATCATTACGAGGCGCTGGCTCGGGACAAGCTCGGCCGCTCGCTTGGCGATGGCCCGCGAGTTGTCCTGCCCTTCGACACGACGCTCCACAGCTTCCAGAAGCTGGACCGCTTTCTGCACCATGATGCAGCGGAGCCTGCTCTGCTCACGCCCATCCACGGTCTGCTTCAGGAGGCTCTGTTCAATCGTCTCGATAAGGTGCTTGCTGATATTCTAGGCAGCACGGCGTCTCTCGCCAAGGATCTGAATAAACCCACACCCCGTATTGAAATGGAGACAGTTGATCTGTGGGTCAGTCACCGGGCCGAGGATCTTCTGCGGAATACTTTTGTGCACCTTCTGCGCAATTCCATGGATCATGGCATTGAATATCCGGCTGAGCGCGTCACTGTGGGTAAAAAAATGGAAGGGCTGATCCGTTTGGACGTCGAGACGGACGGCGATCAATTGAAGATCTGGTTCTCGGATGATGGCAAGGGTCTGAATCTGCGGCGCCTTCAAACTTTGGGTCAGGAGCGTGGCCTTCTGCCTTCGCACCGGAATGCATCACGCGATGAAATAGCCGATCTTATCTTCGCAGCGGGCATTTCCACCGCGCAGACTCTGACCGAAATCTCAGGTCGCGGGGTCGGGATGTCCGCGGTCCGCAAATACTATCAGGATGCGGGCGGTGATATCACGGTTCACTTCGAAGACCTTCCGTCCCAGCGCGAAGGCTTTGCCGCCTTCCGCTTCTGCATCACACTCCCGCATGAATTTTTCTCGCTTCCCCATCACAGCGCTTCATCAGGCTCCAAAGCAGCCGCTTCCGCGTAA